Part of the Vigna unguiculata cultivar IT97K-499-35 chromosome 3, ASM411807v1, whole genome shotgun sequence genome, AGTATAGTTTGGAAAAGCTTTTGTTTCTTAATCTGTCATTCTGTGAAGCTATTTGTTcttgaaataaaaattgcaGTCCAAAACGACAAATATAGCTTGGAAAATTTTGCTAAAAACATATGAAGGCGCATATCAACAGAGTTCAACTAGAAAGCGTCTCAGGGATAGTAAAAGAGTAAAGGGAAGATAGCGTCCCATCCATCACCAAAGCCAAACGAAACAGCATAATGACACAGTTTTTAATGAAGGAATGTTTTAGAGAAGGGTCGGACAAGGGAAAAGGGGCAGCATTTTTACCCAAAAAGGGGAGGAAAAGGAACATAAAGATTCAAATGATCTTCAATTACAAATAACATAAACAGTATTTCATTAGGATTTTGAAGAACTAATATGTTTCAGCATAGCCTTGGAAGATTCATTGGCAAAGTGTTTCTGTCTAAGCATCACATAAGGGTATCCAAGAAATGATAAAATGTGGGCAGGCTTAGAGAAAGAAAGCACTTCGTACCAAACCTGATTGTTCTCATCTATCTCCACTGAAAAGCGCTCTTCCCCTGCCTGTGGCCAAAAGGAtaacacatttaaaataatcatgGCTTGTTTGCAAAAGGATTCATATACAAGGTACCAATCAAGGTTAGTGAAACTTATTGAAAGCATTTTCTGCATTAACATACTAAAACTATTTAGTTTTCCCATATTTGTGTGTAGTTCAGCATACACAATTGCTATAGAAGTAAATATACAATGAAGCCCGAGACAACTTActgaaagaaaaatgtttattaCAGTAGTAAGGAATAGGGTGGAGTTTGCTATGTTTTATCTCACAAAACAACACCattaagaatatgtaaaatgaAGACTACAGAAAGAAACATGCTACATGGTAACGTGATTGTAGGTTAGTAAATTATACCAGAACTCAAGTGACTCCCCAGTTAGATATTCTGAATTTATTAGAATGAATAACAGAACTTAAGCAACATCCTTAAACCCTTTTCAGAGGCAAATAATAGCAAGAACATGTCGACAAGTAAAACCagtaactaaaaaaattcagtTAAACTTGAATTTTACAAAGAATTATGTGCGGAAGGACATTTATACATCCTATGACAGGGACATGGGTGCAGTGAAGTGACCATAACCACAAATTTTACTTGGAAGTGTAAAGTGTTCCTTATATATCATTATGCAATTGCAAAGTATATGCATATATGCATATACAAACTCTCAAACAGAGAACTTAAATCGTCTTCTGCAAGAGTATAAATGCATAAAAAAGCACCAACTCAAGTCAAAGTATTATATCTAaacaaacttaaataaaaaaatagttaaatatgcTTGTCCCTTAACTCcaaataaaaattggaattagtgtCTTTTTGAAAATTGGGACTAATTTAGCCCTTCATTTAtagaaatacatggatttattccatttaatcaaattttgtttagtttatttgacgttttaaaggTGTTTCTCCGATAACATTGaattggagatatatcaaacTGTATAAAGAACTCAAATACTATcctgaaatgcgtttgaaatgttaaataaacttaacaaaatttggttaaaaaaactaaatttacgcagactaaattgaactaaaggttggaagagaaactaatttcaatttttatggaaaattaaaagaccaaaaatatatttaatctataaaaaaataacttaaaaaatataattaaagggCCGAGATAAAAAGAGttagaggaaaagaaaaacagCAAGACGGACGAAAAAGGGGTTACCAGCAAGTGACCATGAAGAGTGCCACTTCCGAAACCAAAGGAGGCCCGGCGGTTTTTGGCTTTTGCAGTTTCATTTACGTACACAACTTGAAGTGGCATCATGAGCCACGGAAACAACTCCTTGACACAAACACAGAATTTCACTCCTGGTTGAACTGGTGTTTTCGGATCAACAAATGCCCAATTCAATCCAAAATGCCTGCAAGCAATTTTCCCACAATAAACCCATGTAAACACACAACAactaaaagaagaaacaaacttccaaaaaatgagaaaatttagGTTACTCACTTCAAAAACTTAAGCAGATTAAAACCACAATACACCTTTACTTTCTTATTCATATATGAACATACCTCCAACTTTTGAGGGCACTCTTGCCTTTTTCAAAAGTCTCAATACCAGAACCAACCAGAACTCGTGCCTCATTCAGTAAAAATCCATCTTTGGAGAGCCCCTCGTCTGCTTTAAGGGAAGACAATGATTTAGCAGTAGCTCCTTTATACTTGTCATCGTAGTTGAGAGTACCAGACCTGGTAACATGACAAAACGTAATAAGCCACATAAAAATGCACTTAGAAAGGGGATATCAATTTCACAGTAAAGAAGctaaattatgtgttatttacttgTTGATGCAAGCTTTTTGGTCTTGGGCAGAGGGGCGACCCCAACTCAAGAAAAACATCTCTATTACGCATTTTCACAAACATGTCGCGGGATAACAATAACGCGAAGCAAACCAACGTTAGAACCACAATGAGCAGtaaaaggaagaagagaataaTCTTTTCTGAAAACGGGAAATGGTAGTAATTATTCCATGAATTGAGAGATTGGAGATACCAGATGTTGAGCAAGTAGCAGCCACCAGTTGCGTGTCTCAGCTGGGATATGGTAGCGATCATCAACGAACTACCGCGACATTCACCTACCTACTGTGAAACGTTATAAATTTTTGCTAAATTGTGGTTCATAAATTATGATACGAAAATAGATTCATAAATTatgatatcaaaatattatatggAATCACTTtctcattataattttaaatttataagatttagagtttaaattaaataagtgacaggtatatattatataattaataattattttatttaaagacttaattatgtttttacttcaattcaatctctattaaatttttgtgatatatgaatcaatattttaaaaattttctaactAGGTCTCCGTAGTTAGATAGATTTTACTCTTTGTAGttagattttatgttttattgtatGACGTCATAGTTAACTTATCCTATGTTATCGTGTTTAAATGTTATCACaaaatacttatatattataagggattgcaaaattatacaattatataattatgaaattttaaaattacaaaaataataaaattaaaaagttttaagataaaaaatattttaaaattaaaaatattttaagattataaaattataaaattataaaattaaaaaaattttaaattatgatatcATGACATTACAAAATTACTATAGAATATGAAAATGTGAAttgtaaaattagataattaaaaaattaaaaaaataaattaaaaaatttatttttttaattttatttaataatttcattatcatctaattttataattctatacttttatatgttttacatcttttaattttatactttataattttaatttgttttaaaaataattttcattaaatacaGAAAATTCTTGATCAAGATCCTACTCATTAAAGCCTTTTAGTATTATGTAGTAACATTTAAGATAATTGTCACgtcaaataattaacaataaaatttaaaatttaataacataactcaattgaacaatttttaaaattttaatatcgtAAAAAATCAATagattacaaatatttaataagaagTGAAATgatcaattgaaaattttcaaatttatatttaaaatataattaagcctTATATAAATTAGTTAACAATGAAATTATAGTAACATGTTTGAAAACATATTTCTTttggttttagttttttaattatattaactaaacttaaaaaaattagttaaatgtCTCAGGTAGTTTTAAGGTTAATGaactaaatttgattaaattttaagaagaaactaattataatttatactaaaattaaaaattaaggactaaaaatatatttaacctttttttttaaagtataaattaaacttttaaacaacTTACAATTTTAagtgatatgaaaaaaaaaataattgtataattataaatttaaaaaactaaataaaacattatacttcaaattcaaaaaagaaaattttcgatATCAATTAACCAATGGTTAAATCCACAATATAttaaacatttgaaaatttcaaatacaaccacaaatttattgataataaaataaaatgtataaaacaacacataaataaaagGTACGTTCACCAAAAAATGTTCTAATGTGTTGGAAGAGAAACATCCGCTGcgataaataaaacaaagacGCAAAAAGACCACGTTGAAAAATAATAGCCACTAGAGATAAACTTTCACTACCATCATAAAacaggaagaagaaaacatgtcGCAACTACAACAAAAGAAGAGAATGgtacaaaatttaaatcaatCTTTACATCACATGTCTTACAACAaaagaatgatttttttatttttttatcaattttttctgCGTTAACATTCACATGATAAATTAATGTACAATTGTAagacaaaataatttcattaataaataaatataatatccaACAAACATCGTCAATCACCTATTGACACCTTTTTCAATAGTGAAAGTTTATCtagaatttttttcctttttatgttgaaataaaatttaggtccctgatcttttattttaattatccaataatttttccttcaagtaaaatatttgaaacagtTT contains:
- the LOC114177227 gene encoding UPF0548 protein At2g17695, which encodes MFFLSWGRPSAQDQKACINKSGTLNYDDKYKGATAKSLSSLKADEGLSKDGFLLNEARVLVGSGIETFEKGKSALKSWRHFGLNWAFVDPKTPVQPGVKFCVCVKELFPWLMMPLQVVYVNETAKAKNRRASFGFGSGTLHGHLLAGEERFSVEIDENNQVWYEVLSFSKPAHILSFLGYPYVMLRQKHFANESSKAMLKHISSSKS